The genomic window NNNNNNNNNNNNNNNNNNNNNNNNNNNNNNNNNNNNNNNNNNNNNNNNNNNNNNNNNNNNNNNNNNNNNNNNNNNNNNNNNNNNNNNNNNNNNNNNNNNNNNNNNNNNNNNNNNNNNNNNNNNNNNNNNNNNNNNNNNNNNNNNNNNNNNNNNNNNNNNNNNNNNNNNNNNNNNNNNNNNNNNNNNNNNNNNNNNNNNNNNNNNNNNNNNNNNNNNNNNNNNNNNNNNNNNNNNNNNNNNNNNNNNNNNNNNNNNNNNNNNNNNNNNNNNNNNNNNNNNNNNNNNNNNNNNNNNNNNNNNNNNNNNATTTCATAATTAATAATAACCATCTATTTAACTTcatttttaaaaagtaaattactcaaccaTAATAAAACCATTTTTTATAAATTACAAgagtttttaaatatttaatttgtaattttatcttttattaagtCACTCATTATATTAATGTAAAAAACGTAAAACGTAAATTTTTACCACACCTAAGTTGATCTCTCATTTCTTTTGAGCCTTCCTTCCAGTCAATGTCAATGTCCATGTCCTAGTAAGAATGAAGAATGTTGAGAATAAAATTAATAGGATATTGATATTGGTCAATTCATTTTTTACCTTTCTCAAAATatcactaaaagaaaaaaaaattatcactaTTATCTATTATCCATAAATTCCATTATAAAATCATTACCTTAGATATTGACATATTGTTAATGTTACGTATTATTTATGTACTCTTTCTGTTTTATTAAAAAACAATACCATATTAATAATTTATGTTTATCTTATTTGAATTTGTAATATAAAAATAGACTGCGTATAATTTTTTAGTATCTTTAGAATatagcaattttttttttcacttctaCCAATAGGTTATCTAGGATAAACCCATTTATATGTCAAAGACTCGTGGTATAATCCTAATCCAAGAGGATCTTCTAAAACTAGAAGCCATTTGGTCTTGTACAAGATtgagttttatatatatataaaatgatttttaaataaaagaaatNNNNNNNNNNNNNNNNNNNNNNNNNNNNNNNNNNNNNNNNNNNNNNNNNNNNNNNNNNNNNNNNNNNNNNNNNNNNNNNNNNNNNNNNNNNNNNNNNNNNNNTTTTAGATTCTGTGTTTTAACTATGAAAAGATTTtgatagaagaaaaaaaataaagacatgATGAATTACATCAAATACTCAACTTATATGAAAGTGGAGAGGAGTACTGTACTCAAATCTTGGCTAGAGAATATATGTAAAATATATGCAATCTAAAATATATGCAGGTTGTTTTAGTGCACATGTAatccaattttaaaaatattcaccATTACATTTTGACAATAAAAACCTACTTATaacttatctttttttatttattctgacTAATAAATTGTTTAAGATAAATTCGTTTGTATGTCTGAGATTCATAGTATAGTCTTAAtctaaaagatatttttaaaactgaAAAATTATTTTGTCTTGTAAAAGATATAGTCTTTTTTGTTTATTATAATATTCTATAATTCGGCAGGCTAAGAACCAATCTGCTACGAATTTAAACTACATTTAAAAGTTTATCGTTAACTAATGAATGATTGCATAGCGACATTCGAACAAATAATTAGCTTTTTCCAAAATTGTGAGTAAGCCTAAATCAATAGCCACCAATGTTGGTAACTTATTGGGCTCAAATGTTGGACAAAGAGTGCACTATACCACAGTGAACGAACTGGTTTTCTTTGTAGCTATTTTGGTTAGTCTTTAGGCCTTTACCTCAATTTTTTTTCAGCCCAAAAACATTGTTTTAAGAccaaataatagtaataataataataataaccatgaaaatcaatttaatttttgttttattaaattattttttgataaataatttaaatttaatagaataaattataattaaattaaattttaataattataaaattttatttaattatttttgttaaaaataattttttNNNNNNATATAGtaagctttatttatttatttatttattttatcttatattaACCCGATATCACTGCTTTCTATGCTCCCGTTTCTCCAAAGATTTCAGTATAAGATTAATGCCAGTTTACGCCATATCCTTCAGGGGCTCACGGCTTTACCTTAAAAATCTTTACAAAGTtgctaaaaaagaaaaaaaagaagggggGAGGGAGTGAGAGGACAAGAGATAGCAATGAAGTCCGCGTTGGCTATACTGGGAAGAACAGGGAAGTTACGAGCCATGGGAATTCAACGACCCGTTAAGAAATGATGCACTATAGAAAGAGATTGCGCGAGAACGTGCTTCAATTAATGGGgtagaattttaatattttaagaaattatacaattacctatctcaaataataaattacaaaataactcaaCTATAGTTAAGTAATGACCAATTAAAATGTGACACATCATgaagggtaacttacatgttattttagagggggtTGGGTAGAATTCacctttttttatttgaatttttgcatttttttttaattgagttcctaTATAATTAAACCAATTACTGTTAAAaatgacctaattaaaaaaaaattggtacaagaacccaattaaaaagaaaaaaagtacagagacctaattaaaaatttcacaaaactataaAGACTAATAGAGTAATCAAATATTAGCAAAATCACTTTAATATTGTTAAGCAAAAAAAATGTTTTTAGGGTAATATAATCTCAGTTAGTTAATACACAACTCCacaatttgatttaatttaatttccttataaatatatatagttaCCTAGTCTTGTATGGCAATCATAGTGTCCTCCACAGAGGGCTCTTATGATTGAATGTTCCCTTTGCATCATTCACTCTCTGAATGGAATTGAAAACGATGGTTTGCTATATAAGTGGCCTTTTTGACTAAGAAAAAGGAATAGTATACTGTTAATTTTGTCAATTCTTTGCATTATtatgaataattaattattatataatatatatgttgtGTTCACTTTAATTTAAGCTTTGGCAATGCAACTTGAAGCAAGTTACACAAAGTGGGGGCATTGATCAGAAATTCGAACCACCGGTTCAATCTGAATTATTGGAATGAAATTCTTCAATGCATGATCGGCTTGAATTTTATGGATTATAcattagtaaattaaaaaaaatattcaatcataTATGTTTAAATAAGATTTAATTATTCGGTTAATCTTTATAATTTCactaaatttgtaattaaatgtctataatttttttaattagatctatatactgttttttattttataattagatGTACTTTTGATTTGTGTGTGTATTTCTCACCCTCAACTCTACATGAGTTTCGTTGCCTTTATAGAGTCCAAAATGCATTATGTGAAAGTTAGACGCATAATAAATTAtaggaaaagtataggaaccAAGTGTGTAATCAGCCAAGAATTGAACAACTCAATTAATTATaactattaataattaattttaaattttttaaatttaaaatttaaataattagaaaCTGATTaattaaacctaattaaaaactataaaaaccttctccttctcttctATAGTAACCTGCACACTCCCAACAATAATACACATAAATTCTCTCTCTTAAAAAGTTCGCCGCCAAAGAAGTAAAACCTGAAAGCTGAGAAAAAAGAGGAAACTTTTTTATAAATCGGTTCTTCCAGTCAAAATTTGTACAACAGTGTTGTCTCATCGGACACCGTACCACTGAGATGGAGAAATCAAAGGCAAGGTCTGGCGGCGGCAGCGGCGGAGGAGGTGCTGTCAACGGTGGTGGTGGTGATCAGAATTTGAACGGTGTATTCAACCAAGATAGAGGTGTAAACACTGTTGTATCAATCCCTAACGGTAATTACAAGGTTCAGGTGGGTCAGATTCGAAATGGGTTTGATGGAAACGGTATCCAGGGTCAACAGATGGTGGTCAATACTGATGGGTATGTTGGGATTAATGCGGTAAGGAATGGGGAGAACTGTGGTGAGAATTATAAGAGGGAGACGAAGGATTTGGAGGAGCTTTTGTCAAAGTTGAACCCCATGGCTGAGGAGTTTGTGCCGCCGTCGCTCGCCAACAGTCACGGTTACTTGGCTGGTCCTGGTGGTGCTACTAGTTTTGGATTCGCCAACAATTTTGCGATGTTAATGGAGGTGGTGCAATTTTGCGAAAAGTACAATCTGATTCAGTTTTAGGAGTTGTTCAAGGAAGAAGGAGCGGTAGAGTACGGACTATTTTTGAGTAATtgcaaaattatataaaaaaacatccatttaatataaaaaaaaaaacatcctaatacttaacaaaagaaatgtCCAAttataagatttaaaaaaaatcatataatttttaaaaaaatagaaatatccATATCagtaatacaaaaaaattcaaaaaatatatttaaaaacatctatttagtatgaaaaagaaatatCATAATATTTAGTAGAAAAAATATTTATGTATATCAACTTACTTTTGTTAAGATGGATTTCGAAATTGAATCTATTAAAAAGTTAACAGAAATTGGTTAGACCCTAATTAGTTCCTAACAGAACTCAGGTTGTGAAATGCACACGTGGTTGGTGATTTAAGTAATAATAAGATAGTATATATGCATAGCTACTTAGATAAGCTAGGTTGATTCGCATCATGCATTTTTCAGACAAATATAGGGCAGCTTATTCTCACGTATTAATTAGTTTGGTTTGCTCTATTGTGTTAATAAAAACAATTAATG from Arachis ipaensis cultivar K30076 chromosome B09, Araip1.1, whole genome shotgun sequence includes these protein-coding regions:
- the LOC110266239 gene encoding uncharacterized protein LOC110266239, with the translated sequence MEKSKARSGGGSGGGGAVNGGGGDQNLNGVFNQDRGVNTVVSIPNGNYKVQVGQIRNGFDGNGIQGQQMVVNTDGYVGINAVRNGENCGENYKRETKDLEELLSKLNPMAEEFVPPSLANSHGYLAGPGGATSFGFANNFAMLMEVVQFCEKYNLIQF